A genomic window from Punica granatum isolate Tunisia-2019 chromosome 2, ASM765513v2, whole genome shotgun sequence includes:
- the LOC116194920 gene encoding beta-amyrin 28-monooxygenase-like: MAPWISMHLSVLLSIHTGKALAIFLLVLLVVHVLHSRKLKFTKQYKNLPPGSFGWPVVGETLALFRTARAGRPDSFMRERMKKYDSRVFRTKLFNEPTAVFCDAEGNRFPFANEGKKVTVWWPSSAQKLLGSCIITIGGEEGKEEVMVYPAAKLYAFETACRLFISISDRKHIWELHHLFSEFLDGVISIPLNFPGTKYYRAKKAVKHIRGELREIITQRKSSPAGSWNPEDLLSYLLQNGDENGRFLTDDEIVNNLLVFLIAGHEPTSSTITSLVKFLAEMPHVYRTILQEQREIAKLKKPGERLKPEDIRMMKYSWSVVSEVIRLVPPVIGAFRVALEDFSYGG; the protein is encoded by the exons ATGGCTCCCTGGATCAGTATGCACTTGTCCGTATTACTCTCTATACACACAGGCAAAGCCCTAGCCATCTTCCTTCTCGTCCTCCTAGTTGTTCATGTCCTCCATTCTAGGAAACTCAAATTCACCAAACAATATAAGAATCTTCCCCCGGGAAGCTTCGGATGGCCAGTTGTCGGTGAGACCCTAGCGTTGTTCCGAACTGCCCGGGCTGGAAGACCGGACAGCTTCATGAGGGAGAGGATGAAGAAGTATGACTCTCGGGTCTTCAGGACAAAGCTGTTCAATGAGCCGACCGCCGTCTTCTGCGATGCTGAGGGAAACAGGTTCCCCTTCGCTAATGAGGGCAAGAAGGTCACCGTGTGGTGGCCGAGCTCGGCTCAGAAGCTGTTGGGATCATGTATAATAACCATCGGTGGTGAGGAAG GTAAGGAAGAGGTGATGGTCTACCCAGCAGCCAAACTATACGCATTCGAAACAGCATGTCGTTTATTCATAAGCATTAGTGACCGCAAACACATATGGGAGCTTCATCATCTATTCTCCGAATTTCTCGATGGGGTGATCAGCATTCCTCTTAATTTTCCTGGTACAAAATACTACCGAGCGAAGAAGGCAGTGAAACATATCCGTGGCGAGCTACGTGAGATAATCACACAAAGGAAATCAAGTCCAGCTGGATCATGGAATCCGGAAGATCTGCTATCATATTTGCTCCAAAATGGGGACGAAAACGGAAGGTTTCTGACAGATGATGAGATTGTTAACAACTTGTTGGTGTTTCTAATCGCAGGGCACGAGCCTACTAGCAGTACGATAACATCACTCGTGAAATTCCTTGCTGAGATGCCCCATGTATACCGGACAATACTCCAAG AACAAAGGGAAATAGCAAAGTTGAAAAAGCCCGGAGAGAGGTTGAAGCCGGAGGACATACGTATGATGAAATACTCATGGAGTGTAGTGTCTGAAGTCATAAGACTTGTGCCACCAGTCATCGGTGCTTTTAGGGTTGCCCTAGAGGACTTCTCTTATGGCGGATAA